The sequence CAAGCCGGAAGAGGAGCTGATCGTTGGACGGGTGCTCAAGGAAATTCAACAACGGCTGGGCTTCCTGAACAATGTTGGCGTTGGCTACTTGAACCTGTCGCGCACTGCGGGCACGCTGTCCGGCGGAGAAGCGCAGCGCATCCGCCTGGCCACCCAGATCGGCAGTGCGCTGATGGGCGTACTCTATATACTCGATGAACCCTCGATTGGTTTGCACCAGCGCGACAACGACCGCTTGCTGGCAACGCTGAAGAACCTGCGCGATATGGGCAATACCGTAATCGTTGTGGAACACGATGAAGACACCATTCGCGCCGCCGACTATGTTGTCGACCTCGGCCCCGGCGCCGGCGTCCACGGCGGTGAGATTGTAGCGGCGGCGCGTCCCGAAGCGCTTGGCGATTTCCCAGGATCGTTGACCGGTCAGTATCTCAGCGGCGAACGGCGGATTGCAACGCCAACGGTTCGTCGTCCGGGTAATGGGAAAAAGCTAACCATTCGCAAAGCGCGCGAAAACAACCTGAAGTCAATCGATGTGGAATTTCCGCTGGGAAAACTGATCTGCGTAACGGGCGTTTCCGGCTCCGGCAAATCGACGCTGGTCAATGAAATCCTTTACAAGGGCGTGGCCTCGCGCATCGGCCAGGCGCGGTTGCATCCCGGCAAGCACGGCGGAATTGCCGGCGCCGCCGAGATTGATCGCGTGATCTGCATCGATCAGGAACCGATTGGTCGAACGCCGCGATCGAACCCCGCCACCTATACGGGCCTCTTTACGCCGATTCGCGATCTATTTGCCAGTCTGCCGGAGGCCAAAGCGCGCGGCTACAAAGCCGGCCGATTTTCTTTCAATGTGGCCGGCGGTCGTTGCGAACATTGCGAAGGCGCTGGCATTATCAAGATCGAAATGCACTTTTTGCCGGATGTCTATGTCAGCTGCGAGGTCTGCAAAGGAAAACGCTTCAATCGCGAAACACTGGAAGTTAAGTACAAGGGAAAGAGCATCTATGATGCGCTGGATATGACCATTGAAGACGCGCTAAATTTTTTTGAAAATATTCCGGCTATTCGTCGTAAACTGGAGACGCTTGCCGACGTCGGGCTGGAATACATGAAACTGGGGCAGGCGGCCACCACGCTATCGGGCGGCGAAGCGCAACGCGTTAAGCTTTCTTCGGAGCTGGCCAAGCGTAGCACCGGGCGAACGCTTTATATCCTGGATGAACCGACAACCGGACTGCATTTCGAGGACATCAATCGTCTGCTCAAAGTCCTGCACAGCCTGGCGGATCGCGGCAACACAATGGTAATCATCGAACACAATTTGGACGTGATCAAGACCGCTGACTATCTGATCGATCTGGGTCCGGAGGGCGGCGACATGGGCGGCGAAGTGCTGGTCGCTGGAACCCCGGAGGAAGTGGCGGCTTATGCGCAGAGCCACACGGGGAAGTTTCTGTCGCGGATGCTGGCCTGAGGCCTGACGCCGCCGCATCGAGGCGGCAGCGCCGGCGAAAGGGCTAGTTTTCTGCGAGGATATAGACCTCAACGCGACGGTTGCGAGGAACGTTGCCGCTGCGGCTGGTGCCAGGCAGCGGTTGATCATTGGCGACGCCCTGCACAGCGGCAATGCGATCGCTTTCCAGGCCCAGGTTGCCGCTTACGCTCTGGGCGCGGTCGCGCGACAGACGTTCATTGATGCTGCGCGTGCCGGTGCCATCGGTATGGCCGATAACGCGAATTTTTGTCTCCGGATAGGCGGCCAGCGCTTCGCGCAATGTGCCGACATTGCTCTGGGCGACCCCGGTCAAGGCTGCCTGGCCCGTGGCAAAATTGATATCGCCATCCATTTTGACCTTAAGCATTTGTGTTTCGCCATTTGGTCCGGCGACTTTTTCCAGGGTAATGCCGCGCTGGCCAAACTGATTCTGCATATCCTCGTGCATCAGGTCCAGATAGAGGCCAACGCCCAGACCGGCCAGACAGCCTGTCGCCAGGCCAACGATCTTGCCGTCGTTGCGTTGTTTCTGTGAACGGAAAATTCCGAAGATGTCGGCGCGACGCTGACGGGTATCTTCATGACGCTTGTATTCGTCAATGACGGCGCCGATGCCCAGACCCGCCGCGCAGCCAATGCCGGTGGCCGCAACTGTGCGCCAGGTGAGTTTATTCAAAGTTTCACAGCCGCTGGCGCTGATCGAAACAGACACAAGTACAAGTACAGCAATGCCTCTACGCATAGTTCAGGAGCTCCTCTGAGGGTGTGTGGCCGCAGGCCACTGGAAGCGGGCCTGCGGCGCAACAACAATGCGGACCGGCAATTTTCAAGTTGCGCCGGCGCGCGCTGTACTCTCCGAGCGGATGGCAGCCTGCGCCGCGGCCAGTCGCGCTACCGGAATGCGAAAGGGCGAACAGCTCACGTATTGCAATCCCACATCGTGAAAAAAGGCGATGCTCTCCGGATCGCCGCCGTGTTCGCCGCAGACGCCGAGTTTCAATCCCGGGCGTGCGCGGCGGCCGCGTTCCACTGCAATGCGAATCATTTCGCCGACCCCTTCTTTATCGAGGCTTTCGAAAGGATTGGCTTCGTAGATGCGCGCTGCCAGATAGTCGCGAATGAACGAGCCGGAATCGTCCCTGGAAAAGGCCAGGGTCATCTGCGTCAGGTCGTTGGTGCCAAAGCTGAAGAAGTCTGCGCTGCGGGCGACCTTTTCGGCCTGCACCGCCGCCCGCGGGACTTCAATCATGGTGCCAACCAGGTAGTGGAATTCCACGCCTGATTCCCTGGTAACTTCGGCCGCGATCGAATCGATGACCTCGCGCTGCAATTCCAGCTCGCGAGCATGTCCGACCAGCGGCACCATAATTTCCGGCGTGACCTCGTGCCCGCGCTTTTTCATTTCGGCCGCGGCCTCAAATATGGCGCGCGCCTGCATTCTCGTAATTTCAGGATAAGTGATTCCCAGGCGGCAGCCGCGGTGGCCAAGCATCGGATTGGATTCTGCCAGTGCGCGCGAACGACGCTTGATATGGTCGGCCGACACGCCAATGTGAGCGGCCAGCTCCTCATCTTGCTCCCGCGAATGCGGCAAGAACTCGTGCAGCGGCGGATCCAGCAAGCGGACAGTAACTGGAAAACCGCTCATCGTTTCGAACAGTTCGATGAAATCGGCGCGCTGGAAGGGCAGCAGTTTGGCCAGCGCCTTCTCCCGATCGGCCAGGTTCTCGGCCATGATCATTTCGCGCATTGCGGTAATGCGGTCCTCGCCAAAGAACATATGTTCGGTTCGGCACAGACCAATTCCTCGCGCGCCGTAAAGCATCGCGGCCTTTGCGTCGCGCGGCGTTTCGGCGTTGGCGCGAACGTCGAGGCGACGGAAGCGATCGGCCCATTGCATGACCAGCTCGAATTCCTCAACCAGGCGAGTGCGCCGGGTCATCTTGCCTTGCAGGTACTGATCGATTTCGCTTTCGGTTGTGGACAGGCTGCCGGAAATTACCTCGCCTGTCGCCCCATCGATAGAGATTGGCTGGCCCTCTGGGATCTCTGCCGTGCTGCCGTCTTCGCGCTTGATGATCAGCATATTTCGTTCGGAATCGATGCGCAGCGCCTGGCAACCGACCACGCAGGGCTTGTTCATGCCTCGAGCGACTACGGCAGCATGGGAGGTCATCCCGCCGCGGGCCGTCAAAATGCCTTCCGAACATTCCATGCCCATGATGTCCTCGGGACTGGTTTCGGTCCGCACCAGGATGCTGTGTTCGCCGCGATCGGCGCGCTCGCGCGCCAGATGCGGATCAAAGATTGCCGGAGCGCTGGCGGCGCCAGGACCGGCGTTCAGGCCGCGCGCCAGCAGTCGTCCGCCGCGGATGGCCTCCGCTTTTTCGTCGGCGTGAAAGACCGGCGCCAGCAGGGCCGGCAGGCTTTCCGGGGCGACGCGCATTACCGCAGTCTTTTCGTCGATCACGCCCTCTTTGACCATATCGACGGCGATGCGCAAGGCGGCAAAGCCGGTGCGCTTCCCGCTGCGCGTCTGCAATAGATAGAGCTTCTCGCGCTCGATGGTGAATTCCAGATCCTGCATGTCTCCAAAGTGCTTTTCAAGACGCGCCTGGATTTCGGTCAGCTGCCGGTAGGCGGCGGGCATATCCCGGTCAAGGTGGGCGATGGGGTGCGGCGTGCGAATGCCGGCGACTACGTCTTCGCCCTGAGCATTC comes from Leptospirales bacterium and encodes:
- the ppdK gene encoding pyruvate, phosphate dikinase; protein product: MQLVYSFGAGNEAPRDLGKMELGGKGINLAEMSRLGIPVPPGLTVMTEACRNYMRDKRMPPELMQQVRKALAEVEKSVGKVLGDPKNPLLLSVRSGAPVSMPGMMDTILNLGLNESTLQGLIQSTGAERFAWDSYRRFIQMFGDVVLGVDHDEFEKLLDGIKAERGATLDTELDAGALRELIGRYRQLVREKTERDFPDDVNLQLELSIEAVFRSWGNDRAVFYRRMNRIPDELGTAVTVQCMVFGNMGDDSGTGVAFTRDPSTGEHKFYGEYLMNAQGEDVVAGIRTPHPIAHLDRDMPAAYRQLTEIQARLEKHFGDMQDLEFTIEREKLYLLQTRSGKRTGFAALRIAVDMVKEGVIDEKTAVMRVAPESLPALLAPVFHADEKAEAIRGGRLLARGLNAGPGAASAPAIFDPHLARERADRGEHSILVRTETSPEDIMGMECSEGILTARGGMTSHAAVVARGMNKPCVVGCQALRIDSERNMLIIKREDGSTAEIPEGQPISIDGATGEVISGSLSTTESEIDQYLQGKMTRRTRLVEEFELVMQWADRFRRLDVRANAETPRDAKAAMLYGARGIGLCRTEHMFFGEDRITAMREMIMAENLADREKALAKLLPFQRADFIELFETMSGFPVTVRLLDPPLHEFLPHSREQDEELAAHIGVSADHIKRRSRALAESNPMLGHRGCRLGITYPEITRMQARAIFEAAAEMKKRGHEVTPEIMVPLVGHARELELQREVIDSIAAEVTRESGVEFHYLVGTMIEVPRAAVQAEKVARSADFFSFGTNDLTQMTLAFSRDDSGSFIRDYLAARIYEANPFESLDKEGVGEMIRIAVERGRRARPGLKLGVCGEHGGDPESIAFFHDVGLQYVSCSPFRIPVARLAAAQAAIRSESTARAGAT
- a CDS encoding OmpA family protein, which codes for MRRGIAVLVLVSVSISASGCETLNKLTWRTVAATGIGCAAGLGIGAVIDEYKRHEDTRQRRADIFGIFRSQKQRNDGKIVGLATGCLAGLGVGLYLDLMHEDMQNQFGQRGITLEKVAGPNGETQMLKVKMDGDINFATGQAALTGVAQSNVGTLREALAAYPETKIRVIGHTDGTGTRSINERLSRDRAQSVSGNLGLESDRIAAVQGVANDQPLPGTSRSGNVPRNRRVEVYILAEN
- the uvrA gene encoding excinuclease ABC subunit UvrA gives rise to the protein MRIQGAREHNLKNITVELPRDQLIVITGVSGSGKSSLAFDTIYAEGQRRYVESLSSYARQFLGLMEKPDVDLIEGLSPAISIEQKTTHRNPRSTVGTVTEIYDYMRLLFARAGQPYCHKCGKPVTPVAVDQIVDRVLAMPAGARIMILAPLVRDKKGEHKEILDRARKEGFVRLRVNGQMREIGDTIELDKKKRHSIELVVDRLIIKEGIRTRLNDSIETALHQGDGLLYIHENDVDTPFSRHLSCSHCGASLPELSPRLFSFNSPQGACQKCDGLGQLLEFDEELVVPDPELSLMEGAIAPWGGSYNSWRLETIHDLANELNFDAHRPFGKLAERVRQIILHGSEGQNGKRGIEFEGVIPNLTRRYRETKSDDMRLWMERFMGERPCPDCRGKRLRPEALAVRFHNETIDRVTELTVSRLSHFFDSIHIKPEEELIVGRVLKEIQQRLGFLNNVGVGYLNLSRTAGTLSGGEAQRIRLATQIGSALMGVLYILDEPSIGLHQRDNDRLLATLKNLRDMGNTVIVVEHDEDTIRAADYVVDLGPGAGVHGGEIVAAARPEALGDFPGSLTGQYLSGERRIATPTVRRPGNGKKLTIRKARENNLKSIDVEFPLGKLICVTGVSGSGKSTLVNEILYKGVASRIGQARLHPGKHGGIAGAAEIDRVICIDQEPIGRTPRSNPATYTGLFTPIRDLFASLPEAKARGYKAGRFSFNVAGGRCEHCEGAGIIKIEMHFLPDVYVSCEVCKGKRFNRETLEVKYKGKSIYDALDMTIEDALNFFENIPAIRRKLETLADVGLEYMKLGQAATTLSGGEAQRVKLSSELAKRSTGRTLYILDEPTTGLHFEDINRLLKVLHSLADRGNTMVIIEHNLDVIKTADYLIDLGPEGGDMGGEVLVAGTPEEVAAYAQSHTGKFLSRMLA